From the genome of Saccharicrinis carchari, one region includes:
- a CDS encoding YgiQ family radical SAM protein: MRYKISDWLPTTAKEVKERGWEELDVILFSGDAYIDHPSFGPAVIARIIEAEGLKVAVVPQPNWRDDLRDFKKLGVPRLFFGVTAGSMDSMVNHYTAGKRLRCDDAYTPGGKSGFRPDYASQVYSKILKKLYPDVPILLGGIEASLRRVTHYDYWSDKLMPGILATTKADMLVYGMGEMPLKEILRLLQKGVPFKSLTNIAQTAYLHTDGELTPDKNWKDLELSSHEECLHDKVKYARNFRHVEEESNRWQAARLIQPVGKAKIVINPPYPPMKSKELDASFDLPYTRLPHPKYNKKGTIPAFEMIKFSVNMHRGCFGGCSFCTISAHQGKFIASRSEKSILKEVRQITQMPDFKGYLSDLGGPSANMYKMQGKDLKICERCARPSCIFPNICSNLNTDHSAMTEIYQKVNKMHDIKKAFVGSGVRYDMLYNKLCSTKEQQSHKEYMKELITHHVSGRLKVAPEHTSSNVLKLMRKPDFKLFHKFKEDFDEINKANDLNQQIIPYFISSHPGSRIEDMASLAVETKELDFRLEQVQDFTPTPMTVATVIFYSGIHPYTLKDTFTAKTKTEKQNQRVFLFWYKPQYKKTIESLLKQNNQQALINKLFSNKKTRNVLCSNKEYIFFRKK; encoded by the coding sequence GTGCGATATAAAATAAGCGATTGGTTACCTACCACAGCAAAGGAGGTAAAGGAACGAGGATGGGAAGAGTTGGATGTTATACTGTTTAGTGGCGATGCCTATATCGATCACCCGTCATTTGGGCCGGCAGTAATAGCCAGAATCATTGAAGCAGAAGGACTTAAAGTGGCTGTTGTTCCTCAACCCAACTGGCGCGACGACTTGCGCGACTTTAAAAAACTGGGTGTTCCCCGCCTGTTTTTTGGGGTTACCGCAGGCAGTATGGATTCAATGGTAAATCATTATACCGCCGGTAAACGCTTGCGTTGCGACGATGCCTACACGCCCGGCGGCAAGTCTGGTTTTCGGCCCGATTACGCCTCGCAGGTATATTCAAAAATACTCAAAAAGCTTTATCCCGATGTACCCATTTTGTTGGGCGGTATTGAAGCCTCGTTACGCCGGGTTACCCATTACGATTATTGGAGTGACAAGCTGATGCCCGGCATATTAGCAACCACCAAAGCCGATATGCTGGTTTATGGTATGGGCGAAATGCCACTCAAAGAGATACTCCGTTTGCTGCAAAAAGGGGTGCCGTTTAAATCCCTCACCAACATAGCGCAAACGGCTTACCTGCACACAGATGGAGAGTTAACGCCCGACAAGAATTGGAAAGACCTGGAACTATCGTCGCACGAAGAGTGCCTGCACGACAAAGTAAAATACGCCAGGAACTTTAGGCATGTAGAAGAAGAGTCGAACCGATGGCAGGCCGCCAGGCTCATACAACCTGTGGGCAAAGCTAAAATAGTGATTAACCCGCCCTATCCGCCCATGAAGAGTAAGGAGCTGGATGCCTCCTTTGACCTGCCATACACGCGGTTGCCCCATCCCAAATACAATAAAAAAGGTACTATCCCGGCCTTCGAGATGATTAAGTTTTCGGTGAACATGCACCGGGGATGTTTTGGCGGATGCAGTTTTTGCACTATCTCGGCACACCAAGGCAAATTTATTGCCTCACGCTCCGAAAAATCCATTTTAAAAGAGGTAAGGCAAATAACACAAATGCCCGATTTTAAAGGTTACCTATCCGATTTGGGCGGCCCCAGTGCCAACATGTACAAGATGCAGGGCAAGGATTTAAAGATATGCGAGCGTTGCGCACGTCCATCCTGTATTTTCCCCAACATATGCTCCAACCTTAATACCGATCACTCTGCCATGACCGAAATTTACCAAAAGGTGAACAAGATGCACGACATTAAAAAAGCATTTGTTGGCAGCGGAGTACGTTACGATATGTTGTACAACAAATTGTGCAGCACCAAAGAACAACAAAGCCACAAGGAATACATGAAAGAGCTTATTACCCACCATGTGTCGGGTAGATTAAAAGTGGCTCCCGAGCACACCTCAAGCAATGTATTAAAGCTGATGCGCAAACCGGACTTTAAGCTTTTCCATAAATTTAAAGAGGATTTTGACGAGATAAATAAGGCCAATGATTTAAATCAACAGATCATACCTTATTTTATTTCGAGTCATCCGGGAAGCCGGATAGAAGACATGGCCAGCCTGGCCGTGGAAACCAAAGAGCTGGATTTTAGACTGGAGCAGGTGCAGGATTTTACACCAACGCCCATGACCGTTGCCACGGTAATCTTTTATTCGGGCATACATCCCTATACTTTAAAGGACACATTTACGGCCAAAACAAAAACCGAAAAGCAAAACCAAAGGGTGTTTTTATTTTGGTATAAACCACAATACAAAAAGACCATCGAAAGTTTGCTAAAACAGAATAATCAGCAAGCGCTTATCAACAAATTGTTTAGCAACAAAAAAACAAGAAATGTACTTTGCTCCAATAAAGAGTATATCTTCTTCCGAAAGAAATAA
- a CDS encoding DUF4197 domain-containing protein, producing MIKKLLLASFVATLLTACAELQQVISTMETDAPLTENEIAQGLKEALRVGSDSAASRLAMTNGYFKDEMVKILLPPEADVIVKNANKIPGGQKLIDDVVLGINRAAEDAAKEAGPVFYKAITAMTITDALNILKGGDNAATDYFKSKTYQSLFDLYSPKIKASIDKDLVAGYSAGNTWDSMTSNYNKVATSFVGELANLKPVDVELETYLTQKALDGLFLKLAGEEEKIRTDPMARVTDLLKRVFG from the coding sequence ATGATTAAAAAACTATTATTGGCTTCGTTTGTGGCCACCCTCCTTACGGCCTGTGCCGAGTTGCAACAGGTTATCAGCACCATGGAAACTGATGCACCCCTTACAGAAAACGAGATAGCCCAGGGATTGAAAGAAGCACTACGTGTTGGCAGCGACTCTGCCGCCAGTCGTTTGGCCATGACCAACGGCTACTTTAAAGATGAGATGGTGAAGATATTGCTTCCTCCCGAAGCGGATGTTATCGTAAAAAATGCCAACAAAATACCGGGTGGACAGAAATTAATTGACGATGTGGTACTGGGCATTAACCGGGCTGCTGAAGATGCGGCCAAAGAAGCCGGCCCTGTTTTTTATAAAGCCATCACTGCCATGACCATTACGGATGCCTTGAATATACTAAAAGGTGGAGATAATGCGGCCACAGACTATTTTAAGTCAAAAACCTACCAAAGCCTGTTCGACTTATACAGCCCCAAAATAAAAGCGTCTATCGATAAGGATTTAGTGGCCGGGTATTCGGCGGGCAACACATGGGATAGCATGACATCGAACTACAATAAAGTAGCCACCTCGTTTGTGGGCGAACTGGCCAACCTGAAACCGGTAGATGTGGAATTGGAAACCTACCTCACCCAAAAAGCGCTGGACGGCCTTTTTCTTAAATTAGCCGGCGAAGAAGAAAAAATAAGAACAGACCCCATGGCCAGAGTAACCGATTTACTGAAAAGGGTATTTGGGTAA
- a CDS encoding LytR/AlgR family response regulator transcription factor yields MQKNRFLNKPFDLLDSFKDRLFFVLFITTYLILFLTIYKPFNLEDWYIFSGGNQTLALVLLGFIGGVYYSFSQLIMRKVIKFPLFTVKHFAMWTLVEILLLTLLLTIIYDDVEGVWTNIFEYLSNLKYAFFTLVLPYSFALSILSLFKSRTEIIELRSAQKPDELENTLIKFPDENGNVKVSILSHDVLYLVSSDNYVDIYYLADGRVRKELIRNSLKKLELFLEGKSIKRCHRSYMINVENIAMIKKSGQKLKLKLNHIETFLPISKSYNEQFKSYIG; encoded by the coding sequence ATGCAAAAAAATCGCTTTCTGAATAAGCCATTTGATTTATTAGACTCTTTTAAAGACAGGTTGTTTTTTGTGTTGTTTATAACCACCTATCTTATTCTGTTTTTAACTATCTATAAGCCCTTTAACCTCGAAGATTGGTATATCTTTTCCGGAGGAAACCAGACCCTGGCACTGGTGCTATTGGGCTTTATTGGTGGTGTATATTATTCTTTTTCACAATTAATCATGCGAAAAGTAATCAAGTTTCCCTTGTTTACAGTAAAGCATTTTGCGATGTGGACCCTGGTTGAAATCCTGTTGCTTACCTTATTGCTCACCATTATTTACGATGACGTCGAAGGTGTTTGGACGAATATATTTGAATACTTATCTAATTTAAAATATGCCTTTTTTACGTTGGTTTTGCCGTATAGCTTTGCCCTATCTATTTTATCGCTTTTTAAATCAAGAACCGAAATTATTGAACTTCGAAGTGCTCAAAAACCTGATGAGCTGGAAAATACTTTAATTAAATTTCCGGATGAGAATGGCAATGTAAAAGTGTCCATCCTGTCGCACGATGTACTATATTTGGTTTCTTCAGACAACTATGTCGATATCTATTATTTAGCAGATGGCCGGGTGCGAAAAGAGCTAATACGTAACTCTTTAAAGAAACTTGAACTGTTCCTTGAGGGGAAATCCATAAAACGCTGCCATCGCTCTTATATGATTAATGTAGAAAATATTGCGATGATTAAAAAGAGTGGGCAAAAGTTAAAACTTAAACTCAACCATATCGAAACGTTTTTACCCATATCTAAATCCTACAATGAGCAGTTTAAGTCGTATATAGGTTAG
- a CDS encoding PKD domain-containing protein yields MKTFRILGLMLLGMLMVHCGKEDAVAPIADFQFSVDGIEVVFVGVATNASSYSWDFGDGNTSDEQNPTHVYDKPGDYEVTFTAAGDGGADSQTKTITTLPTTEYLLTGGVAASSGKTWLLDFAHSGKDGIGQVKNSLTIDLPLDQDDRLLEWVGLFQGYKDSYTFYHDGKYKVDNADFHGGTLVSMIYANVSGLFNLTPFTEGGDVLGISSQPDLVPLMDLVYSPKQDAVWSINEDDFTVDAINVNDGSAFTETFKGKKQLVLNEYFGFKEYSIVVIIKEITETHLHVAIALHGSQDDPSKPTNLVHLTFYAK; encoded by the coding sequence ATGAAAACATTTAGAATCTTAGGCCTGATGCTATTGGGCATGTTAATGGTACATTGTGGTAAAGAGGATGCCGTGGCTCCTATCGCTGATTTTCAATTCTCAGTGGATGGCATTGAAGTTGTTTTTGTTGGTGTTGCTACCAATGCAAGCAGTTATAGTTGGGATTTTGGCGATGGCAATACAAGTGACGAGCAAAACCCTACACACGTTTATGATAAGCCGGGTGATTATGAGGTAACTTTTACAGCTGCCGGAGATGGGGGAGCAGATAGCCAGACAAAAACGATTACAACGCTTCCAACAACCGAATACTTATTGACAGGGGGTGTTGCAGCATCCAGTGGTAAAACATGGTTATTAGACTTTGCGCATAGTGGAAAAGATGGTATTGGACAGGTGAAAAATAGCTTGACCATTGACTTGCCCCTGGATCAGGACGACCGTTTATTGGAGTGGGTTGGCTTGTTTCAAGGCTACAAAGATTCCTATACTTTTTATCATGATGGGAAATATAAAGTAGATAATGCTGATTTCCATGGCGGGACATTGGTATCGATGATTTATGCCAATGTAAGCGGATTGTTCAACCTTACCCCTTTCACCGAAGGTGGCGATGTGCTTGGCATTAGTTCCCAGCCGGACTTGGTTCCGCTTATGGATTTGGTTTATTCTCCCAAACAAGATGCGGTATGGTCGATAAATGAGGACGATTTTACCGTAGATGCGATAAATGTGAATGATGGCTCCGCTTTTACGGAAACATTCAAGGGTAAAAAGCAATTGGTTTTGAATGAGTATTTCGGATTTAAAGAATATTCAATTGTTGTTATTATTAAAGAAATTACGGAAACTCATTTGCATGTGGCAATTGCGCTTCACGGATCGCAAGATGATCCAAGCAAGCCTACAAACCTGGTGCATTTAACATTTTATGCGAAATAA
- a CDS encoding SusD/RagB family nutrient-binding outer membrane lipoprotein — protein MIFLKYKTLAMALFAMGLFACQDLLEDAYENPNAVTEIDESALFAKSLRELFISSSDLSVYRFSGQYAHYFVAGSDPRKPDLYGDGFDVYYNEISSKLYLLIIKDIEEVLQITAKGERKNELRYTLADIVSVLGFVKLTDAFGDIPYTEGGKGKADEIITPKYDSQEYIYNDMIDRLTASITTIGSANPDLGFKNADFLFHNDMDKWMRFANSIRLRLAMRMRNAAPDNAAAIAQQCLQLPLMDKVEHDAWMIETEDAGNPWYLLKTVFPQIKVSDKFVSMLASTNDPRLEVFAAKDGYGAYSGQLNGLNDFAFGESDFQNKSDMGHMISSKDSKMYLMTASETMLLKAEALLVFNRDVVKANAAYRKAIELSMEQWQVDGDLSQAYLASGMGNLSGSDYQMEEQIGNQMWICITPNFFESWSHIRRTGFPVIEQRTAPELAPGVTNGFLPSRFKYSSFELSANGENVKEAVDRQGPNKIDTPLWWSK, from the coding sequence ATGATATTTTTAAAATATAAAACCTTGGCTATGGCACTGTTCGCAATGGGCTTATTTGCGTGTCAAGACTTACTAGAAGATGCTTACGAAAATCCCAATGCAGTTACTGAAATAGATGAATCCGCTTTGTTTGCCAAATCTTTACGCGAACTCTTTATAAGTAGTAGCGATCTGTCGGTGTATCGCTTCTCGGGGCAATATGCGCATTATTTTGTTGCAGGAAGCGATCCGCGCAAGCCGGATTTATATGGCGATGGATTTGATGTGTACTATAATGAAATAAGTTCTAAATTATACTTATTGATCATCAAAGATATTGAGGAGGTATTGCAAATTACAGCAAAAGGAGAACGGAAAAACGAATTGCGATATACGTTGGCCGACATTGTTTCCGTACTGGGTTTTGTAAAGCTTACGGATGCTTTTGGTGACATACCCTACACCGAAGGGGGAAAGGGAAAAGCGGATGAAATTATCACGCCTAAATACGATAGTCAGGAATATATTTACAACGATATGATCGACCGACTAACTGCCAGTATTACTACTATTGGTAGTGCTAATCCTGATTTAGGCTTTAAAAATGCAGATTTTTTGTTTCACAACGATATGGATAAATGGATGCGGTTTGCCAACTCCATTCGTTTGCGGCTGGCCATGCGTATGCGCAATGCAGCTCCCGATAATGCGGCAGCTATTGCACAGCAATGCTTGCAATTGCCCTTGATGGATAAGGTTGAACACGATGCATGGATGATTGAAACCGAAGATGCCGGAAACCCATGGTATTTGCTAAAAACAGTATTCCCCCAGATTAAAGTATCCGATAAGTTTGTATCGATGCTGGCATCAACCAATGATCCCCGCTTGGAAGTATTTGCAGCGAAAGATGGATACGGTGCTTATTCCGGCCAATTAAACGGCCTTAATGATTTTGCATTTGGCGAGTCAGATTTTCAAAATAAATCAGATATGGGCCACATGATCTCGTCAAAGGACAGTAAAATGTATTTGATGACGGCAAGCGAAACCATGTTGCTAAAGGCCGAAGCACTCCTTGTATTTAATAGGGATGTTGTAAAGGCCAATGCGGCTTACCGTAAAGCTATTGAGCTGTCAATGGAGCAATGGCAGGTGGATGGTGATTTGTCACAAGCCTACCTGGCATCGGGTATGGGCAACTTGTCCGGCTCAGATTATCAAATGGAAGAACAAATTGGCAATCAAATGTGGATATGTATAACCCCAAACTTTTTTGAATCATGGTCGCATATTCGTCGTACAGGATTTCCTGTAATAGAGCAAAGAACAGCACCGGAACTCGCCCCTGGAGTAACCAATGGATTCCTGCCTTCACGCTTTAAGTATTCGTCATTTGAATTAAGTGCAAATGGTGAAAATGTAAAAGAAGCAGTCGATCGTCAGGGACCCAATAAAATTGACACCCCACTTTGGTGGAGTAAATAA
- a CDS encoding SusC/RagA family TonB-linked outer membrane protein, producing the protein MNRSYLLVVLLLFSVAGYGQKTISGKVTEEGSNLPLPGVSILIEGTHVGAITDMDGNYQLKNIPDDALLVYSFIGFITQKVAVKGRKIIDVTLVPDVTNLDEVVVAALNIKRDKTSLGYSVSQLGSDEVNIAKENNVMNSLSGKVSGLQIAQNKSGVDGSSRILLRGVTTIEGANRPLIVIDGIPVSNNAGGTEQWWGGVDQGDELSDINPDDIASISVLKGAGASAAYGSLGMHGVILITTKSGTRKNGIGVAFNSSLTTSHLMLTPDLQNEYGTGAYGQFAPIGSDGRPVLDYPFSWSWGPKMEGQQYTNWLGEQDTFTPQGNPYKEFYRTGVSFTNSLALQNQSDKSSFRLSITNQDTDGILEGNTLSKQTYNLRASTKLTDKLNVDGKVTYITSEVENRPDLAEGAANTSLMLSLMPRDIELIDVKNNTKNAMGNELKWHNDNYFNNPYWAIDNVRNYSKRDRFQGMFSLTWDVNDKINVNAKSGVDYLVNNFTKHSTRGSLAQKQGRGEYAHYEGVSDNWNTDLLATYKTDVKNINVTTSLGTNYRVNNIRSMRLYGYDSKVDGFYNISNYQTAYSEEMRSQKIVYSFLGLAQIGFKNLLYFDFTLRNDNSSALPKDNNSYWYHSENISFLFSELLNVDKAVFSRGKIRGSYARVGNDTSPYRTQYTYRISQTQTLPYPIASLPETLPSTTLRPETTNSWEVGAELGFFKNRLSFDFTYYQAHSTDQIMAVPISVTSGFSHKVINAGSIDNKGVELMINAIPVEKEHFKWDVGLTYTKSNSTVKELNEGLESITLNDIKTVTVEARKGEEFGSIYGYDFKRDKFGNKLISDQGLAIRNDERTRLGDMNPDFYGGITNNFNYRNWSLRTLISYQVGGDFYTYGRTYRMMFGTDARTLYGRETGIVEDGINENTGQENTVNIPAMTKHFTDFYVNDISSDYILDATHVKLKEVVLSYRMPSSMLKGTFIQGASLSLVARDLYFLYNAAGDIDPQSGYSSGTTGVALEHSALPSTRSFGVDLKLNF; encoded by the coding sequence ATGAACAGGTCATATCTATTAGTTGTACTTCTCTTATTTTCCGTGGCAGGCTATGGTCAAAAGACCATTAGCGGAAAAGTAACCGAAGAAGGAAGTAATCTACCTCTTCCGGGGGTGAGCATTTTAATCGAAGGAACCCATGTTGGCGCCATCACAGATATGGATGGGAACTATCAATTAAAGAATATCCCTGATGATGCCCTATTGGTGTATTCTTTTATCGGTTTTATAACTCAAAAAGTTGCCGTTAAAGGAAGAAAAATTATTGATGTTACTTTAGTACCTGACGTTACTAACCTTGACGAGGTAGTTGTTGCCGCCTTAAATATTAAGCGGGACAAAACATCACTGGGATATTCCGTTTCGCAATTGGGTAGCGATGAGGTGAATATAGCCAAAGAAAACAATGTGATGAACTCCTTGAGCGGCAAGGTTTCAGGCCTGCAAATAGCACAAAATAAGAGTGGGGTCGATGGTTCGAGCCGTATCTTACTTCGCGGTGTTACAACCATTGAAGGGGCAAACCGCCCTTTGATTGTCATTGATGGCATTCCGGTTAGTAATAACGCAGGAGGTACAGAACAATGGTGGGGTGGAGTCGATCAGGGCGATGAGCTTTCTGACATTAATCCGGATGATATTGCTTCTATAAGTGTACTTAAAGGGGCAGGTGCTTCGGCTGCCTATGGTTCGTTGGGTATGCACGGCGTCATTCTGATTACGACAAAATCAGGGACCAGGAAGAATGGGATTGGGGTTGCTTTTAATAGTTCTCTTACAACATCGCACCTCATGCTGACACCTGATTTGCAAAATGAATATGGAACCGGTGCTTATGGCCAGTTTGCACCCATTGGCAGCGATGGCAGGCCCGTACTCGATTATCCTTTTTCGTGGAGCTGGGGACCAAAGATGGAAGGGCAACAGTACACCAATTGGTTAGGCGAACAAGATACTTTTACTCCTCAGGGAAATCCATACAAGGAATTTTATCGTACGGGAGTATCATTCACCAACTCGCTTGCCTTGCAAAATCAATCCGACAAATCGTCTTTCCGCTTGTCAATTACGAATCAGGATACCGATGGTATATTGGAAGGTAATACCTTAAGCAAGCAAACATATAACCTAAGGGCTTCTACTAAACTAACCGATAAGCTCAATGTCGATGGTAAGGTGACTTATATTACTTCAGAGGTTGAAAATCGTCCGGATTTGGCCGAAGGCGCTGCTAATACGTCGCTAATGTTATCTCTTATGCCTCGCGATATCGAATTGATAGATGTTAAAAACAACACGAAAAATGCAATGGGCAACGAGCTGAAATGGCATAACGACAATTATTTCAATAATCCATATTGGGCAATTGATAACGTCAGAAACTATAGTAAGCGCGATCGTTTTCAAGGGATGTTCTCTCTTACCTGGGATGTAAACGATAAAATTAATGTCAATGCCAAGTCAGGGGTGGATTATCTGGTAAATAATTTTACCAAGCACTCAACAAGAGGTTCGTTGGCACAAAAACAAGGTCGCGGCGAATATGCTCATTACGAGGGTGTTTCGGATAATTGGAATACCGATTTGTTGGCCACCTACAAAACAGATGTTAAAAATATAAATGTTACGACCAGTCTGGGCACAAATTATCGTGTTAACAACATACGGTCTATGCGATTGTATGGCTACGACAGTAAGGTGGATGGTTTTTATAATATCAGCAATTATCAAACGGCCTATAGCGAGGAAATGCGTTCTCAAAAAATTGTTTATTCATTTTTGGGTTTAGCACAGATTGGGTTTAAAAACCTCTTGTATTTCGATTTTACTTTGCGTAATGATAACTCATCGGCTTTGCCAAAGGATAACAATTCATACTGGTATCATTCCGAAAATATTAGTTTTCTTTTTAGTGAGCTGCTTAATGTGGATAAGGCGGTGTTCAGTCGTGGTAAAATACGTGGATCGTATGCCAGGGTTGGTAACGACACATCGCCATATAGAACCCAGTATACATATCGAATTAGTCAAACGCAAACCTTGCCTTACCCCATTGCATCATTACCCGAAACGCTACCCTCCACCACATTAAGGCCCGAAACAACGAACTCGTGGGAAGTGGGTGCAGAATTAGGTTTTTTTAAAAATCGATTAAGCTTTGATTTCACCTATTACCAGGCACATTCCACAGATCAAATTATGGCCGTACCCATTTCGGTAACCAGTGGTTTTAGCCATAAAGTTATTAATGCAGGCAGCATTGACAATAAGGGTGTTGAGCTGATGATTAATGCAATTCCAGTTGAAAAGGAGCATTTTAAATGGGATGTGGGCCTTACTTATACAAAAAGTAACTCAACCGTTAAGGAATTAAATGAAGGTCTTGAAAGTATTACACTTAACGATATTAAAACAGTAACCGTCGAAGCTCGTAAAGGCGAGGAGTTTGGATCAATATATGGTTACGATTTTAAGCGGGACAAATTTGGCAATAAACTTATTAGCGACCAGGGCCTGGCCATACGCAACGATGAGCGTACCCGCCTGGGAGATATGAATCCTGATTTTTATGGAGGTATTACCAATAACTTTAATTACAGGAACTGGTCGCTCAGAACATTGATAAGCTACCAGGTTGGAGGTGATTTTTATACTTATGGCCGAACGTACCGAATGATGTTTGGAACCGACGCCCGGACATTATATGGACGTGAAACGGGAATTGTTGAGGATGGAATAAATGAAAATACCGGTCAGGAAAATACGGTAAATATTCCGGCTATGACCAAGCACTTCACGGATTTTTATGTGAATGATATTTCGTCAGACTACATTTTGGATGCCACCCACGTTAAACTTAAAGAAGTAGTACTAAGTTACCGAATGCCTTCGTCAATGCTAAAAGGAACTTTTATTCAAGGTGCATCACTTTCGTTAGTAGCTCGCGATTTATATTTCCTGTATAATGCTGCGGGCGATATCGACCCACAGAGTGGGTATAGCAGTGGTACCACAGGTGTTGCTTTGGAGCATTCCGCATTGCCAAGTACACGATCGTTCGGGGTGGATTTGAAACTTAACTTCTAA